The Pseudomonadota bacterium genome includes a region encoding these proteins:
- a CDS encoding radical SAM protein, giving the protein MHIDRNEIVKRNYLEVGEALDTKKIVIEIVDFMPIRYLILVLTMRCNLQCSYCYYGESCSAPDMTAKVMQQAMSLVVAGEQRFHLQLTGGEATLVPELIERAAILASDTGRCGSMGVQTNTTCLSSDLLDILKAHSFQVGVSLDGPPPIQHLQRGMASETFQGLQRLEAAGIPFNVTTVVTQANAAFLDSLVLAVAGFACVRGIGLDLLINKGRAKDSAFVAPADKHILTNGLQKMVAALDGVNERRSVPIRLRERDLLLTAKNQKCSVFCHACLGESIAVQPDGKIFPCGQTLGDSRFFAGTVWEPRFENLKTLSNFKPHGALCNSCDLEKICPGDCPSRLFYNQQENPTQVCDLYHALWQIEKG; this is encoded by the coding sequence ATGCACATTGACCGTAATGAGATTGTAAAACGGAATTATCTTGAAGTTGGGGAAGCACTCGATACAAAAAAGATTGTAATTGAAATTGTTGATTTCATGCCCATACGTTATCTTATTTTGGTTCTGACCATGCGCTGCAACCTGCAATGTAGTTATTGCTACTATGGCGAATCTTGCTCTGCGCCGGACATGACTGCGAAAGTGATGCAGCAAGCTATGTCATTGGTTGTTGCCGGAGAACAAAGGTTTCATCTTCAGCTTACAGGTGGAGAAGCTACCCTGGTACCTGAACTGATTGAAAGGGCAGCCATTCTGGCGAGTGATACCGGACGCTGTGGCAGTATGGGTGTTCAGACCAATACCACCTGCCTTTCATCTGATCTGCTGGATATATTAAAGGCTCATTCATTTCAGGTTGGAGTCAGCCTGGACGGCCCGCCTCCGATCCAGCACTTGCAGCGTGGTATGGCATCCGAAACTTTTCAGGGCTTACAGAGATTGGAAGCTGCGGGTATTCCCTTTAATGTTACTACGGTGGTAACACAAGCCAATGCGGCCTTTTTAGACAGCCTGGTGCTGGCCGTGGCAGGATTTGCCTGCGTTCGGGGTATCGGTTTAGATCTGCTGATAAACAAAGGGCGCGCGAAGGATTCTGCGTTCGTAGCACCGGCGGACAAGCATATCTTAACAAATGGATTGCAAAAAATGGTGGCTGCTCTGGATGGCGTTAATGAGCGAAGATCAGTTCCTATTCGCCTACGTGAACGCGATTTGCTTTTGACTGCTAAAAATCAAAAGTGTTCCGTTTTTTGTCACGCCTGCCTTGGAGAAAGCATTGCAGTGCAGCCCGATGGCAAGATCTTTCCCTGCGGTCAAACACTGGGTGATTCGCGGTTTTTTGCCGGAACAGTTTGGGAACCGCGATTCGAAAACTTAAAAACACTGAGTAATTTTAAACCGCATGGCGCTTTGTGTAACTCTTGTGATCTTGAGAAAATATGTCCCGGTGATTGTCCCAGCCGCTTATTTTACAATCAACAAGAAAACCCGACACAGGTATGTGATCTGTATCATGCTCTATGGCAAATAGAAAAAGGATGA
- the cobO gene encoding cob(I)yrinic acid a,c-diamide adenosyltransferase, protein MRKGLLIVNTGNGKGKTTAALGMAMRAAGHGMKVCFIQFIKGSWKYGEMESVKRFKNIIDFHVMGNGFTWKSDDIEKDKAAARIAWEFACETMLSDHYDMVVLDEFTYLLLYKMISLDPVLKVFANRTANMHVVITGREAPRALLDAADMVTEMGAIKHPLKSGIIAQKGIEF, encoded by the coding sequence ATGAGAAAAGGATTACTTATTGTCAATACAGGAAACGGCAAGGGAAAAACAACTGCTGCTTTGGGAATGGCAATGCGAGCTGCCGGTCATGGCATGAAGGTATGTTTTATACAGTTTATCAAAGGCAGTTGGAAATATGGCGAAATGGAATCTGTAAAACGATTCAAAAACATAATTGACTTTCATGTAATGGGTAATGGATTTACCTGGAAGTCGGATGATATTGAAAAAGATAAAGCCGCAGCAAGGATAGCGTGGGAATTCGCTTGTGAGACCATGTTATCAGATCACTATGATATGGTTGTACTAGATGAGTTCACCTATTTGTTACTATATAAAATGATATCTTTAGATCCTGTACTGAAAGTTTTTGCAAACAGAACCGCAAACATGCATGTTGTAATAACCGGCCGGGAAGCACCTCGGGCTCTACTGGATGCTGCCGATATGGTAACTGAGATGGGTGCAATCAAGCATCCTTTAAAGTCCGGCATAATAGCACAAAAAGGCATCGAGTTTTAA
- a CDS encoding cobaltochelatase subunit CobN, with translation MRILYIHSQMFHRRTWLRTVNRLFHDGIELSFTDQMSALEILKSRDKKEYFDMMIAELMLGVPGFEQLIAYSRRIEHRIGISPEIPSDFTTFPTATANEFKRYLCKVSLINYVNGIRFLAAQAGMSVSFESRTSVRTTGIYHPHALEPFDDPDKYRTWLSGRLKDKSPPWIGLLFYYSQLAEENTADIDAVIQGLESHGLAPLCVFCAGVDETENEDFKIPLWLSFFRQAPGIDVLLNMTAGRLLKKPEQNFLLELLDVPIIQLLRSHSQAPDQWHNDPQGLPALTTVYSLAQPETCGVITPVLIAGSRQEGSHGKGIGYLPFMPIEERILTLCCRLKRWIRLQRLANREKQITFVLHNNPCKGAEATVGMAMGLDTFESLALVLKAMKAAGYDVGQAPHCGRDILNEIMSRKATTEFRWTTVDEIINKGGALYKMDSKEYKYWFDNIPESSRRKVFTDWDVFPGKGMVYNDNGEDVLVITGIQYGNIRIIAQPKRGCYGAKCTGEVCRILHDPLLSPPHHWLATYKYIRDNSDAVVHFGTEGSLEFLPGKQTGLCDTCFSEISIGDLPNLYVYIMDATGEGLIAKRRGQAVLVDHLTPVYRPAPMDEKTCRLEALLEQYHKAHQMGEIGRKEVIGTELIPLLLELHIVDSVPQSQDLMNIATMARQQITLARQALMPEGLHLLGKPPDSGAVGRLLATMLRTSPPDLPDIATIAGWLQKKDSSSYDSAAELLDQLASGRESDTSSPDIEPLRNFCRNTAKQLKHCDHEITNLLAGMEGRYIPPGLSGSLSRSRIDLLPTGRNFFATDVTALPTQAAWAIGRQMADKLLCKFLNEENRFPESIGINIWSTDAFKSDGELLCQILYLMGAHPLWHPSGLIREVEAIPLDELILNRPQGQPIPRPRVDVTVQTSSIMRDMVPNFCELIDRAVVTLSFLDEPEDRNFIRKHTRQEMDKLREQTEDEILESKIRRLATLRIFSSAPGAYGLGVGLALDASAWNDAVDLAEVYINGGGFAYGFNDLNTEVYGMQSKQMFAEQLARIDVAYMKQSSAEYDLLDCGCYAVCQGGMAAASATVGKHPPRLYWGDSTLPENADVRDLGQEIQKTARAKLLNQAWIDQLKHHGYQGAQIVAGQVNTLFKWSATTNLVPKGMFESVTEKYILNEINSEWLRENNPYALEEITRRLLEAASRGLWEADADKLSAVQATALEIEGYMEEIMGEVQEDFQGNKVEVLTVSDVEKWEVDWKIGER, from the coding sequence ATGAGAATACTATACATCCATAGCCAAATGTTTCACCGCCGGACATGGCTGCGAACAGTCAACCGGTTGTTTCATGACGGCATTGAGTTGTCATTTACCGACCAGATGTCGGCCCTTGAGATACTTAAAAGCCGGGACAAGAAAGAATATTTTGACATGATGATCGCCGAGCTTATGTTAGGAGTGCCCGGCTTTGAACAACTTATAGCCTACAGCCGGAGGATCGAACACCGCATAGGCATATCCCCGGAGATTCCATCCGATTTTACTACTTTTCCGACTGCTACAGCAAACGAATTCAAGCGATATTTGTGCAAGGTCTCTTTGATCAACTACGTCAACGGAATCCGGTTTCTTGCAGCACAGGCCGGTATGTCCGTGTCTTTTGAATCACGGACTTCAGTGCGTACCACAGGAATTTACCATCCCCATGCTTTGGAACCTTTCGATGACCCGGATAAATATAGGACATGGCTTTCCGGTCGCCTCAAGGATAAAAGCCCCCCATGGATAGGCTTACTCTTTTATTACAGCCAGCTGGCTGAAGAAAACACCGCTGATATTGATGCCGTAATTCAAGGTTTGGAGTCACATGGTCTTGCTCCGTTATGTGTGTTTTGCGCCGGTGTGGATGAAACGGAAAACGAAGATTTCAAAATACCTCTTTGGTTAAGCTTTTTCCGGCAGGCACCAGGCATTGATGTACTACTCAACATGACGGCTGGCCGATTGCTTAAAAAACCTGAACAGAATTTTCTTCTGGAGTTGCTGGATGTACCTATTATACAGTTGCTTCGCTCCCACAGCCAGGCACCGGACCAGTGGCACAATGACCCCCAAGGACTCCCTGCACTTACTACTGTCTATAGTCTCGCCCAGCCTGAAACATGCGGGGTTATCACCCCGGTTCTGATAGCGGGCAGCAGGCAGGAAGGTTCCCATGGCAAGGGTATCGGGTATCTTCCTTTCATGCCCATTGAAGAGCGAATCCTAACTCTCTGTTGCAGGCTAAAGCGCTGGATTCGGTTACAACGCCTGGCCAACCGGGAAAAGCAAATCACCTTTGTTTTGCATAACAACCCATGCAAGGGGGCGGAAGCAACAGTTGGTATGGCAATGGGTTTAGATACTTTCGAAAGCCTGGCACTGGTTTTAAAAGCAATGAAAGCCGCCGGATATGACGTTGGACAAGCTCCGCATTGTGGCCGTGACATATTAAATGAAATTATGAGCCGTAAGGCTACAACTGAATTTCGTTGGACCACTGTAGACGAAATTATAAACAAGGGCGGCGCACTATATAAAATGGACTCAAAAGAGTATAAATACTGGTTTGATAATATTCCCGAATCTTCCCGCCGCAAGGTTTTTACCGATTGGGACGTGTTTCCCGGTAAGGGCATGGTTTATAATGACAATGGAGAAGATGTTCTGGTGATAACAGGCATTCAATACGGTAATATCCGTATCATTGCTCAACCAAAGCGGGGTTGCTATGGCGCAAAATGCACTGGTGAAGTTTGCCGGATTTTACATGATCCTCTGCTGTCACCGCCGCATCATTGGTTGGCCACATACAAATATATCCGGGATAACTCGGATGCGGTAGTACATTTCGGCACCGAAGGATCACTTGAATTTTTACCCGGCAAACAAACAGGTCTTTGTGATACCTGTTTTTCCGAAATCTCCATCGGAGATCTGCCCAATCTTTATGTTTATATCATGGATGCCACCGGTGAGGGCCTGATTGCCAAACGACGCGGACAAGCAGTTCTTGTAGATCATCTGACGCCTGTATATCGACCTGCGCCTATGGATGAAAAGACCTGCCGTTTGGAGGCTCTTTTGGAGCAATACCACAAAGCTCACCAGATGGGTGAAATTGGTCGCAAAGAAGTTATAGGAACAGAACTTATACCGCTTCTGCTGGAACTGCACATTGTTGACTCAGTTCCACAATCTCAGGATCTGATGAACATTGCTACTATGGCACGCCAACAGATTACACTTGCAAGACAGGCTTTGATGCCGGAAGGACTGCATCTGCTGGGAAAACCACCCGACAGCGGGGCCGTGGGCCGCCTTTTGGCTACCATGCTTCGGACATCGCCTCCTGATCTGCCGGACATCGCAACAATAGCTGGCTGGTTGCAAAAAAAAGACTCTTCATCTTATGATTCGGCGGCAGAATTACTTGACCAACTTGCTTCAGGCAGGGAGTCAGATACATCATCACCGGATATTGAACCACTTCGCAACTTTTGCCGGAATACGGCAAAACAACTCAAACATTGTGATCATGAAATCACGAACCTGTTGGCCGGAATGGAAGGCCGTTATATACCTCCGGGTTTGAGCGGTTCCCTTAGCCGGAGCCGTATTGATTTGTTGCCGACAGGGCGTAATTTCTTTGCCACTGATGTAACTGCTTTGCCAACACAAGCAGCCTGGGCCATAGGCCGGCAGATGGCGGACAAACTGTTGTGTAAGTTTCTGAATGAGGAAAATCGTTTCCCGGAAAGCATAGGCATAAACATTTGGAGCACCGATGCTTTTAAATCAGACGGCGAACTGTTATGCCAGATTCTCTATTTGATGGGCGCACATCCTTTATGGCACCCCTCCGGACTTATCCGTGAAGTAGAGGCCATCCCTTTGGATGAATTAATCCTGAACCGGCCGCAAGGCCAACCCATACCACGGCCCCGTGTAGATGTAACAGTTCAGACTTCATCTATTATGCGCGATATGGTTCCCAACTTTTGCGAGCTGATAGATCGTGCTGTAGTTACACTCAGTTTTTTAGACGAACCCGAAGATCGCAACTTCATCCGCAAACATACCAGGCAGGAAATGGACAAACTGCGTGAACAGACCGAAGATGAGATCTTAGAATCTAAAATAAGGCGATTGGCCACCTTAAGAATCTTTTCTTCAGCCCCGGGCGCTTATGGCCTGGGGGTAGGACTGGCGCTGGATGCCTCAGCATGGAATGATGCCGTCGATCTGGCCGAGGTTTATATAAATGGGGGCGGGTTTGCTTACGGCTTTAACGACCTGAACACCGAGGTATACGGCATGCAGTCCAAACAAATGTTTGCCGAACAACTGGCCCGCATCGACGTAGCTTACATGAAACAGTCCTCAGCAGAATATGATCTTTTAGACTGCGGATGCTACGCTGTCTGCCAGGGCGGTATGGCCGCAGCTTCCGCCACTGTGGGGAAACATCCCCCTCGGCTCTACTGGGGCGACAGCACCTTGCCTGAAAACGCAGATGTTCGAGACTTAGGCCAGGAAATACAGAAAACAGCCAGAGCTAAACTGCTCAATCAGGCCTGGATCGACCAGTTAAAACATCACGGCTACCAAGGAGCCCAGATTGTGGCAGGACAAGTCAATACACTGTTTAAATGGAGTGCCACAACGAATCTTGTTCCCAAAGGCATGTTTGAATCTGTAACGGAAAAATATATTCTTAATGAAATAAACAGCGAATGGTTGCGAGAAAATAATCCCTACGCTCTTGAAGAAATCACACGGCGGTTGCTTGAAGCTGCTTCCAGAGGACTATGGGAAGCCGATGCCGATAAGCTTTCGGCTGTACAGGCAACAGCTCTGGAAATCGAAGGATATATGGAAGAGATAATGGGAGAGGTGCAAGAAGATTTTCAAGGCAATAAGGTGGAGGTCTTAACTGTATCGGATGTGGAAAAGTGGGAAGTGGACTGGAAAATCGGTGAACGTTAA